A single region of the Vicia villosa cultivar HV-30 ecotype Madison, WI linkage group LG4, Vvil1.0, whole genome shotgun sequence genome encodes:
- the LOC131597615 gene encoding uncharacterized protein LOC131597615 produces the protein MQNEVQPREMYVRRPGRKIPRFYLTERGIEANPDKCRAFSDLPTPNSKKSIQTLNGMLTSLSRFVAKSAQHALPLFKLLRKETTFEWTEECERALSHLKQALSSPPVLSRPKVGKTLYLYLAVAIEAVSTALICETPEGQKPIYFTSKALQGPEIRYQRIEKVGLALITATRRLRHYFLAHTIVVRTEQPVKQLLARPDMARQMLHWLLELAEFDVKYEGRKALKAQVLANFVVEMAFPETTNCNAQRWIIYVDGTSSSTGSGARIILENGEGTLIEVSLSLSFPTSNNQAEYEALLAGLRLANDLEAEDIKEFVTKLGTTQHFASLEHPQTNGQAEAANRVILRGLRRRLDEIKRGWVEELHSVLWAYRTTPHSTTGETPFRLTYGTEAVIPVEIHVPSRRIEEPLETEGNIKAVKEELDLVEEIRTGAVLREASLKQKIALRHDAKVIKREFKVDSLVLKKNHKDSREGKLAANWEGPYRVRERTEDGAYYLENLQGEELARPWNAEKLKQYYS, from the exons ATGCAAAATGAGGTTCAACCCCGAGAAATGTACGTTCGGCGTCCgggcaggaaaattcctcggttcTATTTGACGGAAAGAGGAatcgaagccaacccggataaatgtaGAGCTTTTTCGGACTTGCCCACCCCGAACTCAAAAAAGTCAATCCAAACCTTAAACGGCATGCTCACGTCGCTATCCAGGTTTGTGGccaaatccgcccagcatgccctTCCCTTATTCAAACTCTTACGTAAAGAGACCACTTTCGAATGGACGGAAGAGTGTGAACGTGCCCTTTCCCATCTCAAGCAAGCCCTTTCCAGCCCACCGGTCTTATCAAGGCCTAAAGTCGGCAAAACCCTATACCTTTATCTCGCAGTGGCCATCGAGGCCGTCAGCACGGCCTTGATATGCGAAACCCCAGAAGGCCAGAAACCCATTTACTTCACAAGCAAAGCACTCCAAGGCCCCGAGATCAGATACCAACGGATCGAAAAGGTCGGGCTCGCCTTAATAACCGCAACACGAAGACTCAGGCACTATTTCCTAGCTCACACCATAGTTGTACGAACCGAGCAACCTGTGAAACAATTGCTTGCACGGCCCGATATGGCCAGACAGATGCTCCACTGGTTGTTAGAACTCGCAGAGTTCGACGTTAAATACGAAGGAAGAAAAGCCCTTAAGGCACAGGTCTTAGCAAATTTCGTGGTCGAAATGGCCTTCCCCGAAACAACGAACTGCAACGCCCAAAGATGGATCATATACGTGGACGGAACCTCCAGCTCAACTGGCAGCGGAGCAAGGATCATTCTTGAAAATGGAGAAGGAACCCTCATAGAAGTATCCCTCTCACTCTCGTTCCCAACATCCAACAACCAAGCCGAATATGAGGCCCTGCTCGCCGGATTACGCCTCGCGAACGATCTAGAAGCCGAAGACATTAAG GAGTTCGTCACAAAATTAGGGACCACACAACATTTTGCATCACTCGAGCACCCCCAAACTAACGGGCAAGCAGAGGCTGCCAACAGGGTGATTTTGAGGGGCCTCAGAAGAAGACTGGACGAGATAAAAAGGGGATGGGTGGAAGAGTTGCACAGCGTCCTGTGGGCCTATCGCACCACCCCACACTCCACTACCGGGGAAACCCCCTTCCGACTGACGTACGGAACGGAGGCCGTGATCCCCGTCGAGATACATGTGCCCTCGAGACGCATCGAAGAGCCACTCGAGACAGAGGGCAACATCAAGGCTGTCAAGGAAGAGCTCGACCTGGTCGAGGAAATCCGCACTGGGGCCGTTCTTCGCGAAGCTTCACTCAAGCAAAAAATCGCCTTAAGACATGACGCGAAGGTCATTAAACGGGAATTTAAAGTAGACAGCCTAGTGCTAAAAAAAAACCACAAAGATTCCCGAGAAGGTAAACTGGCCGCGAATTGGGAAGGCCCTTATCGTGTCCGGGAAAGGACAGAAGATGGGGCATACTACCTAGAGAACTTGCAAGGAGAAGAActagctcgaccttggaacgctgaaaaactcaaacAATATTACAGTTAA